The following is a genomic window from Candidatus Riesia pediculischaeffi.
ATCTACTAATCTTATCGTCGGAGCAGATGGTCCTATGTCAACAGTGAGATGGTTATCTAAAATAAGAAGGATAAAATATGGGGAAAAATTGTATTGTATTTTGATGAAGGTTCAAACAAAGCAAAAAATAAACAAACATTCTATTTGGCAGAAATTTTTTTCTGAAGGCCCTATTGCATTTCTCCCTCTTTTTAAGAACAGGGATTGTTTAATATTGCATGGAAAACGTCAGAAAATAGAATCTTTATGCAAGATGTCTGTAAAATCGTTGGAAAAATATCTTCTTTTAAAAATTCCAGAAAAACTAAAAAAAATAGAGATATTTGAAAAAAAGATGGTTTATTTTAGAAGATTTCATGCAAAATCTTATTTTAAAGAAGGTTTAGTAATAATAGGAGACGCTGCACATGTTATCCATCCATTGGTCGGTCAAGGATTGAACTTAGGATATAAAGATGTTGAAAGATTGCTAAGTTTTCTTACTTCTTATAAAGATAAGGGTATCTGCTTTTATTCTAAAGGTATGTTATCAGAATATCAGGACAGCAGGTTGTTTGATAACTACATTATGCAACTCTCTACTGAGATGATCTATCGATTATTTTCTTCTAAAAATTATTGGATTAAAAAGATAAGAAATGAACTGTTAAAATTAATCAATCGATCTGATTTGATTAAAAAGATAATTGTTCAATATGCTTCTGAATAACCTTCATATTTCATGATCTCTTGAATGAATTAAATTATAATATTTTAAAATATCTTACCATGAACTTTCGAAGGTATTTAATTGATGTAAAAAGAAAACTTGAAACAATTCAGCATGTCATAAGAGTTCTAAATTAAAAATTAGATAGATCGAATCAAAAGTATTAATAAAACTTCATATCATCGTATCTAACAGCATTCAATATATGAAGCCATAGTATATCAATGTTTTTAAATGAGTTTTAATTAATCTAAAAAGAAGGATAAACACCATGATATTTATTAACGCAGAAATTCGAACAGATAAAGGAAAAATATATAATCGAAAATTAAAAAAGAAAAATGAAATACCAGCCATCTTGCACACAGTACATATGAAAGATTATTTGGTAAAAATACATGATAAAGAAGTTTTTAAATTGGAAAAAAGTTTAAAATATAACAATCCTTTCTTGATGAGACTTCTTTCTATCAAAGAAGAGATAAACGAAATTAAAGTTCTAATTAAAGAGGTTCAACGTGATCCTTGCAACGGAAAAATTATACATATAAATTTTCTTGAAATTCTTAATTAATGAACTCTTCTCACTTTATAATTATTATAAAGTGGTAAAATTACTTTAAAAATGGAAGCAACATCCTCTATTTTCTGTAAAAAATTAAAGGGTTCTCCAAAACAATGCCGGCTACCGGAATCGAACTGGTGACCTACTGATTACAAGTCAGTTGCTCTACCTTACTGAGCTAAGCCGGCTTTTTGTGAGAAATACAATGAATTATAATTAAATATAAATTTCTTTAAAAATCATGCAATAAAGAGCTCATATTTCGAAAATCTAAATATTTTAGAATACTAATTTTGTTAATATGTTTTATATGAAACATCTGAAATTTAATTTTTCAGGTAAAATCCATAATAAATCAAACAATAGCAAGTAATTTCCATTAAATTCATGATATATTACAGATTCCGGAGACGATTTGATTTTCTACTTTACGAATTAAAATAATACCTTTAGTATTTCTTTTAAATACATTGATATCCCCAGCTGATATTCTAATCAACATTCCTGAATTCGTAAAGA
Proteins encoded in this region:
- a CDS encoding FAD-dependent monooxygenase is translated as MKMFESYFITDMSIENYDVIIIGGNMIGSALAIGLAKSDWNVLVIEKKKLVYSSFEEYPYFNVSSINLSSVSLLKKIGVWKNLIHSRVTQNTVLEVWENWNFRLTFRASHFGLKNFGYIVENRNLQFALQKEITSCKNIKFLHSIRLTNLFRRKNSWEVHLSDNQMLSTNLIVGADGPMSTVRWLSKIRRIKYGEKLYCILMKVQTKQKINKHSIWQKFFSEGPIAFLPLFKNRDCLILHGKRQKIESLCKMSVKSLEKYLLLKIPEKLKKIEIFEKKMVYFRRFHAKSYFKEGLVIIGDAAHVIHPLVGQGLNLGYKDVERLLSFLTSYKDKGICFYSKGMLSEYQDSRLFDNYIMQLSTEMIYRLFSSKNYWIKKIRNELLKLINRSDLIKKIIVQYASE